Proteins from a genomic interval of Salmo salar chromosome ssa14, Ssal_v3.1, whole genome shotgun sequence:
- the LOC106570642 gene encoding G-protein coupled receptor 3-like, protein MTQNDSDVWFEESSGSGMSSHLSLLDQSDPTAVPEASPLSLWGVALCVSGTLIVSENAIVVAAILATPSLRAPVFLLLASLALADLLAGVALILHFLFLFCVEPTDWSELMTAGLLATSLTASLLSLMGVALDRYLSLSHALTYGSRHSRRCAAGLLALVWLGSCLIGSGPVLGWHCLNDITSCSVARPLTRTYLSLLCGGFLLVVMVTLQLYTGICRVARRHAHAIATQRHFLPDDQSYASKHGGRGKGLSRLLLVLGVFVSCWTPFALYGLLGDASSSPLYTYATLVPAAGNSLLNPLLYSLRNRDIRLVLLHACCPHRHNTHRPVDV, encoded by the coding sequence ATGACCCAAAATGACTCTGACGTTTGGTTCGAGGAGTCTTCAGGTTCAGGGATGTCTTCACATCTTTCCCTGCTGGACCAATCAGATCCCACGGCCGTGCCTGAGGCCTCACCTCTCAGCCTATGGGGAGTGGCACTGTGCGTATCGGGAACTCTCATCGTGTCCGAAAACGCCATCGTAGTGGCTGCCATCTTGGCCACGCCTTCTCTCCGCGCTCCTGTCTTCCTACTCCTTGCCAGTCTGGCATTAGCTGACCTGCTGGCGGGCGTGGCTTTgatcctccacttcctcttcCTGTTTTGTGTGGAGCCCACTGATTGGTCGGAGCTGATGACGGCAGGGTTGCTGGCGACATCACTGACGGCCTCCCTCCTCAGCCTGATGGGCGTGGCCCTGGATCGTTACCTGTCTCTAAGCCACGCCCTCACCTACGGCTCCCGCCACtcccgccgctgtgccgctggtCTTCTGGCACTCGTCTGGCTGGGGTCGTGTCTGATTGGCTCGGGGCCGGTGCTGGGGTGGCACTGCCTCAATGACATCACATCCTGTTCCGTTGCGCGACCCCTGACCCGGACATACCTGTCGTTGCTCTGCGGCGGCTTCCTTCTGGTCGTCATGGTCACGCTGCAGCTGTACACCGGGATCTGCCGTGTCGCAAGGAGGCACGCCCACGCCATCGCCACGCAGAGGCACTTCCTGCCTGACGACCAATCGTATGCCAGTAAGCACGGGGGCCGGGGTAAGGGACTCTCTCGGCTGTTGTTAGTCCTCGGAGTGTTCGTCAGCTGCTGGACGCCCTTCGCCCTCTACGGATTGCTGGGCGACGCATCTAGCTCGCCCCTGTATACGTACGCTACGCTAGTGCCGGCAGCGGGGAACTCTCTGCTCAACCCTCTACTGTATAGCCTGAGGAACAGAGACATACGACTGGTGCTGCTGCACGCCTGCTGTcctcacagacacaacacacacaggcctgTTGATGTgtag
- the LOC106570637 gene encoding LOW QUALITY PROTEIN: wiskott-Aldrich syndrome protein family member 2-like (The sequence of the model RefSeq protein was modified relative to this genomic sequence to represent the inferred CDS: deleted 2 bases in 1 codon), which produces MPLVTRNIEPRHVCRQVLPSTIRSELECVTNISLANIIRQLGSLSKYAEDVFGELFVQAGAFAIRVNSLGERVDRLQVKVTQLDPKEEEVSLQAITQKKAFHSNLTQDQQLFCRPSLPLPVQETYLTCNPPPPLNNLSQYRDDGKDALKFYTDPSYFFDLWKEKMLQDTKDIMKERRKHRKEKKDNQNMRTLNPRKIKTRKDEWERRKMGEEFVVPKNDMGESLEGLNGSIGSGEGCYSADGLDQSTGSYAFDPGSPLPPPAPDDFLPPPPPDMTYDGQYGAPTQKRTSVLSPTHPPPAPPMTSSASSGSRPNLAPPPAPPPPPPSGFDSSPPAPPPVFFSAYPSPPAPPSPLSQSTISPPPPPSLPQGGGAPPPPPPPPPPGPPPLFWPPPPSFSIGAPPPLKPTQVQPEAPADAHNDLLSAIRQGFNLRKVEEQKEQEKKDNYGNDVAAILSRRIAVECSDSEDDSSELDDDDWSE; this is translated from the exons ATGCCGTTGGTGACGAGGAACATAGAGCCTCGCCATGTGTGCCGCCAGGTGCTCCCCAGCACCATCCGCAGTGAGCTGGAGTGTGTTACCAACATCAGCCTCGCCAACATCATACGCCAGCTAGGCAGCCTCA GTAAATATGCAGAGGATGTGTTTGGAGAGCTGTTTGTGCAAGCGGGGGCGTTTGCTATCAGGGTGAACTCACTGGGTGAGAGAGTGGACCGTCTACAGGTCAAAGTCACCCAGCTCGACCCTAAAGAGGAGGAAG tctctctgcAGGCCATCACCCAGAAGAAAGCGTTTCATAGTAATCTGACTCAGGACCAGCAGTTATTCTGTAGACCCTCTTTACCACTGCCTGTACAGGAGACTTATCTGACCTGTAATCCTCCTCCACCACTCAACAACCTCAGCcagtacag GGACGATGGGAAGGATGCTCTGAAGTTCTACACGGACCCGTCTTACTTCTTTGACCTGTGGAAGGAGAAGATGCTGCAGGACACCAAGGACATCATGAAGGAGAGACGCAAACACAGG aaggagaagaaggacaatCAAAATATGCGGACTCTGAATCCCAGAAAGATCAAGACCAGAAAGGATGAGTGGGAACGGCGCAAGATGGGGGAAGAGTTTGTGGTACCCAAGAACGACAtggg AGAATCTCTTGAGGGTCTGAATGGCAGTATTGGTTCAGGAGAAGGCTGTTATTCCGCTGATGGTTTAGACCAGAGTACAGGGTCGTACGCCTTCGATCCCGGCTCCCCGCTCCCTCCCCCCGCTCCCGATGACTTCCTGCCCCCTCCACCCCCAGACATGAC GTATGACGGACAGTACGGAGCACCAACCCAGAAGCGCACCAGCGTTCTGAGCCCCACACACCCTCCTCCAGCCCCTCCCATGACCTCTTCTGCTTCCAGTGGCTCTCGGCCCAACCTGGCCCCTCCCCCTgccccacctccccctcccccctctggaTTTGACTCCTCCCCTCCCGCTCCCCCTCCTGTCTTCTTCTCTGCCTATCCCTCCCCCCCTGCcccaccttcccctctctcccagagcaccatctctccacctcctcccccctctctcccccagggtggtggcgcacctcctcctcctcctcccccgccTCCCCCaggcccccct cctctcttctggcctccccctccctccttctccattggggctccccctcctctcaaaCCCACCCAGGTTCAGCCAGAAGCCCCCGCTGACGCTCATAATGACTTGCTGTCAGCTATCCGGCAAG GTTTTAACCTTCGTAAAGTGGAGGAACAGAAAGAACAGGAGAAGAAGGATAACTACGGCAACGACGTAGCGGCCATCTTGTCTCGCCGTATTGCTGTGGAGTGCAGCGATAGCGAAGACGACTCCTCGGAGTTGGACGATGACGATTGGTCCGAGTGA